One genomic segment of Catalinimonas alkaloidigena includes these proteins:
- a CDS encoding FecR family protein, whose amino-acid sequence MDYSRYTVHDFVLDEYFQEWVFHPNQQNTLFWNQWLLRHPYQQKDVEEAKRLLLSLSFEEEEVTPREIVGLKSRVLQNISSNQTEPLHLGSIKPPYLKWAASVAVLLSLSVLFYFLLLPSPAMIEYRASYGEIKEIILPDGSQVTLNANSSIQYNADWKQQESRKVWLQGEAFFKVVKDSTPQEDLSANNTGSAALIARKFEVLTPELRIEVLGTQFNVRARHSATEVVLQEGNVQLSLLENREQPTLAMKPGERVIYSEQKLSQQVVEPEKYLSWRQNQLIFEDQSLAEVAQRLEDIYGVEVVFDDEQLQHMLFRGTVPSDNIEILLEALSGIYQIEISREEDVITFHAR is encoded by the coding sequence ATGGATTATTCACGCTATACAGTCCATGACTTCGTACTTGATGAGTATTTTCAGGAGTGGGTCTTCCACCCCAATCAGCAAAATACTTTGTTCTGGAATCAATGGCTACTCAGGCATCCATACCAGCAAAAAGATGTAGAGGAAGCAAAGCGTCTGTTACTTTCACTTTCTTTTGAAGAGGAGGAGGTCACGCCACGAGAAATTGTAGGTTTGAAGTCTCGTGTACTTCAGAATATTTCATCAAATCAAACTGAGCCGCTTCACCTTGGGTCAATTAAGCCCCCCTATCTGAAATGGGCCGCATCGGTAGCGGTACTACTTTCCCTGAGCGTTCTTTTTTATTTTTTGCTGCTTCCCTCTCCAGCCATGATTGAGTACCGGGCTAGTTATGGAGAAATTAAAGAAATCATCTTGCCCGATGGTTCACAGGTCACATTAAATGCCAACTCTTCTATTCAATATAATGCTGACTGGAAACAGCAGGAAAGTAGAAAGGTATGGCTGCAAGGAGAAGCTTTTTTTAAGGTAGTGAAAGATTCAACACCTCAGGAAGACTTATCTGCAAATAATACAGGAAGCGCTGCTTTGATAGCTCGTAAGTTTGAAGTGCTGACCCCTGAGCTGCGCATTGAAGTACTGGGGACACAGTTCAATGTACGTGCCCGACATTCAGCTACTGAAGTGGTGCTGCAGGAGGGTAATGTACAGTTGTCGCTCTTGGAAAACAGGGAGCAGCCAACCCTGGCGATGAAACCTGGCGAAAGGGTAATTTACAGCGAACAAAAGTTAAGTCAGCAGGTCGTTGAGCCTGAAAAATACCTCTCCTGGCGTCAAAACCAGCTCATTTTTGAAGATCAGAGCCTGGCTGAAGTAGCCCAAAGGCTGGAAGATATTTACGGCGTAGAGGTAGTTTTTGATGATGAGCAGCTCCAGCACATGCTTTTTAGAGGTACTGTACCTTCCGATAATATAGAAATACTGCTGGAAGCATTGTCAGGTATTTATCAGATAGAAATTAGCCGAGAAGAAGATGTTATCACTTTTCATGCAAGATAA
- a CDS encoding RNA polymerase sigma factor has translation MPSSVNTHSDAYLWKRLKRGDREAVGVIFDRYILLLYSYGHKFTSNREVVEDCIQELFAEIWEKRTRLSDTNAIKFYLFKGLRRRILRCIKQAQHWEINEGAEHHITFSQEDKIISQQLREEQIRQLNDALHSLTRRQKEALYLKFYNRFTYDEIAEMMTLNKRTVYNLISQAISNLQKELKPSQDILFPFCWPILLVLLLA, from the coding sequence ATGCCCTCATCAGTAAACACGCATAGCGATGCATATCTTTGGAAACGCTTAAAGCGAGGAGATAGGGAAGCTGTGGGTGTTATATTTGACCGGTATATTTTACTTCTGTATAGCTATGGCCATAAATTCACCAGCAATCGTGAAGTGGTTGAAGACTGCATACAGGAATTATTCGCAGAAATCTGGGAGAAGCGAACACGCCTGAGTGATACAAATGCTATCAAGTTTTACTTGTTTAAAGGCCTGAGAAGGAGAATCCTGCGCTGTATCAAGCAGGCTCAACATTGGGAAATCAATGAAGGAGCAGAGCATCATATTACTTTTTCCCAGGAAGATAAAATCATCTCTCAACAGCTCAGGGAAGAGCAGATCAGGCAGCTTAATGATGCCCTTCATTCCCTGACCCGCAGGCAAAAAGAAGCCCTTTATTTAAAATTTTACAACCGCTTTACCTATGACGAAATTGCCGAGATGATGACGCTCAATAAGCGTACAGTTTACAACCTCATTTCTCAAGCGATCAGTAATTTACAAAAAGAACTAAAGCCCTCACAGGATATATTGTTCCCCTTCTGCTGGCCAATTCTGCTGGTCTTGCTATTAGCATAA